CCGGGGAGCCCGTCATGTTAACCGCACGCCAAGGCCTTATCGTGCCAGCAGGGAAGGAAGCCAGAGAACGATCTGGGGAAAGAAAAGGAGAAGCAGCGTCCCCACCGCTTGAAGCCCCATGAACTGTAACATACCGATGTAAATGTCTTTAAGGTCCCATTCGGGCACGACACCCTTCAGCCAGTAGGAGGCCAATGCCACCGGGGGAGACAGCCACGCCGTCTGGAGGCATACCGCCACCAGAATGCTGAACCAGACAAGGTTGATCTCGAATGCCTGGACCACAGGGAGCACGATCGGAACCACGATAAGGACAATCGGGATCCATTCAAGGGGCCACCCCAGGATGAATATGACCAGCAGGATGATCAAAATGGTCCCGAATGGTCCCAGACCCAGCCCGATGAGGGCCTCGGTAATCATGGTCGGAGTTCCAAGGCGCGAGAAGACGGCCCCGAAAAAATTGGAGGCACCAACAAGAAAGACGACCATGCCGGTCACCTCCAGGGTCTGCATCCCTGCCTTGTAGACTCTGGCCCACGTGAATCGGCGGTATGCCAGGATGAGGACCACCGACCCGCATGCGCCCATCGCCGCGCCTTCGGTCGTGGTGGCCCATCCGAACAGGATACTCCCCAGGCACGCCATAACCAGCCCTGCGGGAGGCACGAGACCCACGCCGAGTTCTTTAAGGATGAGGAGGAAGGAACTCGCCCGCTGGTCCTTGGAAAGGGCCGGGCCCATATGAGGCTGGATGAAGCTCCGCAGCAGGGCATAGCCTCCGAAGAGAGTGGTCAACAGGAGTCCGGGCACTATGGCCGCAGCGAACAGGTCCACCACCGACACTCCCACGATAGGCCCCATGACCACCAGCATGACGCTCGGTGGAATAAGGATACCGAGCGTTCCGCCCGCAGTGATGATTCCGGAGGACATGCGCACGTCGTACCCGCACTTATTCATGGTGGGCGCGGCCATGACGCCGAGGAGCACGACCGAGGCGCCAACGATCCCGGTGGCGACGGCAAAAATCGCGGCGCTGATTGCCACTGCCAGGTAGAGGGACCCCCGCACCGGTGCCAGGAGAAGTTGGAATGCCCTGAACAGGCGTTCCATCATCCCCGATTCCTCCAAAATCAGCCCCATAAAAAGAAACAGCGGCACCGCCGCCCAGATCGGGTCCTCCATTAGCGAGAAGTATTGATATACCATCAGGTCGAAGACAATCCAACCGAAACCGATGTATCCAAACACGATTGACAGGATGATGAGAGTGAATGCAACGGGAAAGCCGATGAACAGCGCCACTGAAAGGACGCATATGTAAACGAGGCCGAGCATCTCCGGGCTCATAACCGATGCCCCCGGAGCAATACATACAGGTTTTTCAGGAACTCGGAAATCCCCTGAAGAAGCAAGAGCGCCATTGCCACGGCCATCACCATCTTCAACGGATATATGGGGGCCATCCACGCACTCGTGATTGCCCGTTCCCTTATCATCCACGATTCATGCGCGAACCGCAAGGCGAACCACAGGAAGATGGAGATCCCAGGGAAGAAACAGGTGACATAGAATACGGCGTTCAATGCCGCCTGGGTCCGGAGCGACCACTTATCCGAGATAAAGTCGATGGCGATATGCCCGCCTCGATAGAGGGCGTAAACCGCACCTGTCATCCCCAAGAGGCCGTTGAGCATATAACTGAGGTCCATCGCCCAAATTGTCGGGCTGATGAATAACTTGCGGACCATCACCTCATAGACGAGAACGGCCATGAGAGGGATGACCAGCCACCAGGTGAGCCGTGCCAGCCAGAGCGTGATACTGTCCAGAACCTTTACGATCCTCTTAAGTGCGTGCATCCTAAAAACCTCAGTCCATGTCCATCCCAACGACCTCACCGAGGGTTCGACCTCCACTTGTTACGCCGTCATTGGCCGCTTCACGCTATCTACACTTCGTTTTCACCCACCTCTCGATAGCCGAAGCCTGCGGCACCGGCACAGCAAACTCCCCACTCAGTTTCAGCTTTAATATTGCATACAAGGCTGCGCCGGGTGCCGCAAAGGAAATTCGCGGTGCCCCTGATCCTTACGGCGTTGGAATTGCTACTTTTTGCCCTCCACCAGGAAAACGGAGCTATTGAGGGACGCCTTCCAATACGGGCGGATCAGGTCAGCGTAATCGCGTTGAGAGTCCAAAACCTTCTTGAAGAAGGGGTCTTTGGTATACTTTTCCAGCACCTCGTCAGTCGCCTTCATGTAGGCGGTGAAGATTTCTGGCGGCACATCGTGAACGATGACGCCATATTCTTCTGTGGCCTTCTTCAAGAGCTTGCCGTTATCTTCAAGCAATCGATAAAAAGTTTCCAAAACAGTAGCCCGGGAACAGATCTCTATCATCTTCTGCAAATCGGGTGAAAGCTTGTTCCAAAAATCCTTGTTGATGATCAACTCCCACGTCGAGATCGGGAAGTGTGCGCCCTGGAGATAGTAGTGTTTCCATATCTGGTGGAAACCCAAGGGGATATCATCGTATGGGCTCCCCCACTGCGCGCCGTCGATGACGCCCCGCTGACCCGCCGGAAGAATTTCACCGCCAGGCAAAAATGTTGCCGGAACTCCGATCTTCTTCCAGGTCTCGGCCACAAGACCCGGGCCCGACCGATAGCGGCGGCCCTGAAGATCCTTCAGGCTTTCTATCGGTTTCTTGAACCATCCCACGCTGAGCGGGCCATGGAAGCCCACCGGAAAGGCCACCAGGTTCATCTTGATGATGTCACGAAAATACTCTTCATGAAGCTCACGGCCAGGCCCGAATATCAGCCAGGTCATATGGCCGAACTGATCAATGCCGACTTTGCTCCCGCCACCCGCGGGCGGTGCGCCGAAGAGGGCGCCGGCCATGTTCTTTCCCGCGAAATATTGGGCATACGTAGCGCCTGCTTCCACCGTACCTGTGTTCACCGCGTCTGGGATCCGCGCCGTCGGGACGATGGCGCCGTCCGGGAAGACCTCAATGTCAAGGCGTCCGTCCGACATGACCCGAACCGCCTCTGCGAGCCGAGCCACCGATTGAAAGGATAGACTGACATTTGGCGCAGCCGTTTGTACCCGCATCTTTATGGCGGCGGCCATCACCGACGGCGTGGACCACGCGCCAAGAAGAAGGCATACTGCGGGTATCACCAAAAGCAAAACAATAACCCTGTCCCTCAATTTCTGCCAATCCATAACCGAACCTCCTTAAAAGTTAAAGGTTAGTAAAAATTTAACAGCAATCGCCTTTCCATCAATCCATACGACCATTTTAAAAGGGACACTTTAAATTGTTATTTCACCCCGACTATAGGCGTTAACTGGACTGGCAAATGGGACTAAAGCTCGCTGTTTTACGAACAGATTATTATCAGAGGCTCCATATCCCGGCTTGTAGGTCTGCTTGGCAGGCTCAATATTAAGGTACGTCAATGGTTTCCTCGGATCCAGGCTTTAACATTATGATCGCCGAATTCGAAAAAATTGAAATGGCCCAAGTGGCATGGACCACCAGATAAAAAATTCTACGTGTTATGCCGCTCCAATTACATAATTTCCTCCTCCGCTGAAGCGATTTCTCCCATTCGTTTCATCGCAAACCTCGGAAGTCCTTCGTAGAGTCCTAAAAAGTTGTCATTAATCTCGTTATTCACCCGTTCAAACAGATTCTCCCCCTGGGCATCGCACTCAACTATAAAGGGGCCGAATTTTTCCACTTCCAGAACCCATATCGCCTGAGCGAGTCCCAGCTCCTTTTTCCAGGCAACGTCTTTCACACTTAAGATTCCCCTGCCATAAATCGCACCCATTCCGTAACCGATAGTCGTCAGATAGATGGCACCATTTGGCTGGAAGCATTTCTTGTATACTTCTGAGGACATTCCGCCTTTTCCGATGAGTATGCGAATTTTGTACCGCTTTAGAAACTCTGACATATACTTGGCAAACCGAAAGCTTGCGGTTCCGGTAATAGATGGCACATGGTAAACCCCGGGCTCGATCTCTTTCACCGTGGGCGAGGCGTTGATTGTTGCTCCTCCAAGGGCGCCTATATCGATAGGCGGCTCTTTCTTCTTCTCAAAAATCATATCATAGAGACCTTCGCGTCCGGTAAACACAAGTCCATTCAAGAAAACGGCATCCCCAACCTTGAGGGGTGAAATATCACTCTCGCTCACAGGAAGCGTTAGATTGAACTCACGCAGCACTTTTTGATTTTTACCTTCCATGTAATCAGACCTCCGGTCATCAAACTGAGATTGCGATTAGAATTCAATAATTGATTCTGGTATTATTCAATGGTTTCTCTTCGGTAGTACGGTGTAAACCAACGGGGATCTTCTCTAAATTCCGTGATATTGTCGGCAAAAATGCGTACCGTTTTTCTTCTCTGGGCATAACAGAACTGCTGAATACCGACCGGCATTCCGCCTGTATGCGCATAGGCGACTTCAATATGAACATCCAGTACCGCTGAGTTCCCTGGAAACCCCATCGGCCCGAAACCGGCGTTGGCCCCAATTTCTGCCAATTCCTCTTCCAGGCTTGCAATTTCGGGATCCGGGTTTCGATCTCCCACAATGCGCAAGCAGGCCGCTTCTTTTGCCAACCGGACACATACATCTTTTGTGCCGCCCACACCGACCCCTATGGTTGCCGGCTGGCATGCCATGCCCCGGCGAAGGAACTCGGCTAATGAATCGAGAAAGAAGCGCTTTAGACCGGGAATGCCGTCTGCGGGGAATAGCATCCGATAATCGCCGCCGAACAGACCGCCTTTATGCGTCACCGTGATATCCATCCAATCTGCATTAGGTTCAAAACTGTAATCCACCGTGGGAGCGTGAATGCCCACGTTATTATTATTATCCTTTCTTGTAAATGGATGAACCCGGTTGGGGCGTAATGGGATGCTGGCGGTTGTGTCCGCAGTAGCCTGTCGAAGCGATTTCTCAAGTTGAACCATCCCACCCTCTATGACTGCATGATTTCCGATCTTTACGTAATAACGCGGTAGA
This Deltaproteobacteria bacterium DNA region includes the following protein-coding sequences:
- a CDS encoding TRAP transporter small permease subunit: MHALKRIVKVLDSITLWLARLTWWLVIPLMAVLVYEVMVRKLFISPTIWAMDLSYMLNGLLGMTGAVYALYRGGHIAIDFISDKWSLRTQAALNAVFYVTCFFPGISIFLWFALRFAHESWMIRERAITSAWMAPIYPLKMVMAVAMALLLLQGISEFLKNLYVLLRGHRL
- a CDS encoding TRAP transporter large permease subunit; translation: MSPEMLGLVYICVLSVALFIGFPVAFTLIILSIVFGYIGFGWIVFDLMVYQYFSLMEDPIWAAVPLFLFMGLILEESGMMERLFRAFQLLLAPVRGSLYLAVAISAAIFAVATGIVGASVVLLGVMAAPTMNKCGYDVRMSSGIITAGGTLGILIPPSVMLVVMGPIVGVSVVDLFAAAIVPGLLLTTLFGGYALLRSFIQPHMGPALSKDQRASSFLLILKELGVGLVPPAGLVMACLGSILFGWATTTEGAAMGACGSVVLILAYRRFTWARVYKAGMQTLEVTGMVVFLVGASNFFGAVFSRLGTPTMITEALIGLGLGPFGTILIILLVIFILGWPLEWIPIVLIVVPIVLPVVQAFEINLVWFSILVAVCLQTAWLSPPVALASYWLKGVVPEWDLKDIYIGMLQFMGLQAVGTLLLLFFPQIVLWLPSLLAR
- a CDS encoding TRAP transporter substrate-binding protein, which gives rise to MDWQKLRDRVIVLLLVIPAVCLLLGAWSTPSVMAAAIKMRVQTAAPNVSLSFQSVARLAEAVRVMSDGRLDIEVFPDGAIVPTARIPDAVNTGTVEAGATYAQYFAGKNMAGALFGAPPAGGGSKVGIDQFGHMTWLIFGPGRELHEEYFRDIIKMNLVAFPVGFHGPLSVGWFKKPIESLKDLQGRRYRSGPGLVAETWKKIGVPATFLPGGEILPAGQRGVIDGAQWGSPYDDIPLGFHQIWKHYYLQGAHFPISTWELIINKDFWNKLSPDLQKMIEICSRATVLETFYRLLEDNGKLLKKATEEYGVIVHDVPPEIFTAYMKATDEVLEKYTKDPFFKKVLDSQRDYADLIRPYWKASLNSSVFLVEGKK
- a CDS encoding fumarate hydratase; translated protein: MIRENIILDAARELNVRAAIDIPKDAYQKVEQLSKNETNQLSSYVLGKILENYDAATEDRVAMCADTGLPRYYVKIGNHAVIEGGMVQLEKSLRQATADTTASIPLRPNRVHPFTRKDNNNNVGIHAPTVDYSFEPNADWMDITVTHKGGLFGGDYRMLFPADGIPGLKRFFLDSLAEFLRRGMACQPATIGVGVGGTKDVCVRLAKEAACLRIVGDRNPDPEIASLEEELAEIGANAGFGPMGFPGNSAVLDVHIEVAYAHTGGMPVGIQQFCYAQRRKTVRIFADNITEFREDPRWFTPYYRRETIE
- a CDS encoding fumarate hydratase C-terminal domain-containing protein yields the protein MEGKNQKVLREFNLTLPVSESDISPLKVGDAVFLNGLVFTGREGLYDMIFEKKKEPPIDIGALGGATINASPTVKEIEPGVYHVPSITGTASFRFAKYMSEFLKRYKIRILIGKGGMSSEVYKKCFQPNGAIYLTTIGYGMGAIYGRGILSVKDVAWKKELGLAQAIWVLEVEKFGPFIVECDAQGENLFERVNNEINDNFLGLYEGLPRFAMKRMGEIASAEEEIM